Proteins from one Pyrobaculum neutrophilum V24Sta genomic window:
- a CDS encoding vWA domain-containing protein, with protein MELADLLVAIHRCLGGISTRSLIYALADVYARAQLGDVDGNKVLEILAQNLAGYLRLSPSEAKRVIEAALSCTPSAEGGYTTAATAAVGREEAPTLAHLVNRYVPVDATPRVKLEVIKRLSLPRDAVEESKANIVARGAGLLHVKSAVRSIRQYTPYSPPSDVDLIKTAVSVARKAALGRPISDGDLYIREYTHVIDKPIYVALDVSGSMKEYLGPSTKLRVAKNAVARYLRQVAQLRGSVSLVLFNVGADFMWTPHPVHRYLGDMLEILRYIYAMGGTELASALELLHNHGVVNDVVVITDGRTSDVEKVLDLAKRFRRLHVIATEKNPFLKQIAKITGGRYRELAPTLDILELHS; from the coding sequence ATGGAGCTGGCTGATCTCCTGGTCGCAATTCACCGGTGTCTAGGCGGGATCTCCACAAGGAGCTTGATATACGCGTTGGCGGACGTATATGCGAGAGCGCAGTTGGGGGACGTGGACGGGAACAAGGTTCTCGAGATATTGGCCCAAAACCTAGCCGGCTACCTACGCCTCAGCCCCTCTGAGGCTAAGAGGGTCATAGAGGCGGCGTTGAGCTGCACGCCGTCAGCCGAGGGGGGTTACACAACGGCGGCTACCGCCGCAGTGGGGAGGGAGGAGGCTCCCACCCTGGCTCACCTGGTCAACAGATACGTCCCAGTCGACGCGACGCCCCGCGTAAAACTGGAGGTCATAAAGAGGCTTAGCCTACCGCGGGACGCGGTTGAGGAGTCCAAGGCGAACATCGTGGCACGCGGCGCAGGCCTTCTACACGTGAAATCCGCCGTGAGATCCATACGGCAGTACACGCCCTACTCCCCACCCTCAGATGTAGATCTCATAAAAACCGCCGTCTCGGTGGCGAGGAAGGCTGCGTTGGGCAGACCGATATCGGACGGCGATCTGTACATCCGGGAGTACACACACGTGATAGACAAGCCTATCTACGTGGCGTTAGACGTCTCAGGAAGCATGAAGGAGTACCTCGGCCCTTCGACGAAGCTTAGGGTCGCCAAAAACGCCGTCGCGAGATACTTACGCCAGGTAGCCCAGCTACGCGGCTCCGTCTCGCTCGTCTTGTTTAACGTAGGCGCTGACTTCATGTGGACCCCCCACCCCGTCCACCGCTACCTGGGAGATATGTTGGAGATCTTGAGGTACATCTACGCCATGGGGGGCACAGAGCTTGCCTCTGCGCTAGAGCTATTACACAACCACGGCGTTGTGAACGACGTCGTTGTGATCACAGATGGACGAACCAGCGACGTTGAAAAAGTCCTCGACTTAGCCAAAAGGTTCAGGCGGCTCCACGTCATCGCCACCGAGAAAAACCCCTTTTTGAAACAAATAGCTAAAATAACAGGCGGGAGGTACAGAGAGCTAGCCCCCACACTTGACATATTGGAACTACATAGCTAG
- a CDS encoding UbiD family decarboxylase, which translates to MSLADVVRKLSNVQVYGPPYGEFTVARILKESEGRWTPVFERVGEGFTGVGNIVDTREKLYSYLGVKSDEEAYTKLLNAEENPANLETASTWRDMYREVESLYDLPMVRYYEREARPYITSGVVVGVGQSGVMNASIHRFSPIGARRAVVRLVPRHLYQIYRSAVEKGVEVPVAVAWGVHPLVLLAAASSPSFGVFELGVAARLMGGLKVVELENGAVAPFMASVIVEGYLTRDMAEEGPFVDIVGVYDRVRLQPVVRVERIYVLREGAYVHYLLPAGLEHMLLMGFEKEARIWRAVRSVAPRVRKIRLTRGGFGWLVAVISLEKSVEGDAKNALLAAFAAHPSLKIAIAVDSDVDPEDPVAVEWAVATRLRADRGLFVVPYVRGSTLDPVALNEEGLTHKVGIDATRPLDADPSLFERARIPG; encoded by the coding sequence ATGTCGCTGGCCGACGTCGTAAGAAAGCTCTCAAACGTCCAAGTCTACGGCCCTCCCTACGGCGAATTCACGGTAGCCCGGATCCTTAAGGAGTCGGAGGGCCGGTGGACCCCCGTCTTTGAGAGGGTGGGAGAGGGCTTCACCGGCGTTGGAAATATCGTAGATACAAGGGAAAAGCTGTACTCCTACCTAGGCGTAAAAAGCGACGAGGAGGCTTATACGAAGTTGTTAAACGCGGAGGAGAACCCGGCAAATCTAGAGACCGCATCTACGTGGAGGGACATGTATAGGGAGGTCGAGTCTCTGTACGATCTGCCTATGGTGCGGTATTACGAGAGAGAGGCGAGGCCGTACATCACCTCAGGCGTTGTGGTAGGGGTGGGCCAAAGCGGTGTTATGAACGCCTCTATTCACCGGTTTTCTCCCATTGGGGCGAGGCGGGCGGTGGTGAGGTTGGTCCCGAGGCACCTCTACCAGATCTACAGGTCCGCTGTGGAGAAAGGCGTGGAGGTCCCCGTGGCGGTGGCCTGGGGGGTACATCCACTGGTTCTGCTGGCCGCCGCCTCCTCGCCCTCCTTCGGCGTGTTTGAGCTCGGCGTTGCAGCCCGCCTCATGGGGGGGCTGAAGGTCGTCGAGTTGGAAAACGGGGCTGTGGCGCCGTTTATGGCGTCGGTGATAGTGGAGGGCTATCTGACGCGGGATATGGCCGAGGAGGGGCCCTTCGTGGATATAGTCGGCGTTTACGACAGGGTGAGGCTCCAGCCAGTGGTGCGGGTGGAGAGGATCTACGTGCTGCGGGAGGGGGCCTACGTCCACTACCTGTTGCCGGCTGGACTTGAACACATGTTGCTCATGGGGTTTGAAAAAGAGGCGAGGATATGGAGAGCCGTGAGGTCCGTGGCGCCTAGGGTGAGGAAGATCAGGTTGACTAGAGGAGGCTTCGGCTGGCTTGTAGCCGTGATTTCTCTGGAGAAGTCCGTAGAGGGCGATGCGAAAAACGCGCTTCTAGCGGCGTTTGCGGCTCACCCCAGCCTAAAAATCGCGATTGCGGTAGACAGCGACGTGGATCCGGAGGACCCCGTCGCCGTTGAGTGGGCGGTGGCGACGAGGCTCCGGGCCGACAGGGGTTTGTTCGTGGTGCCGTACGTCAGAGGGTCAACTCTCGACCCGGTGGCGTTAAACGAGGAGGGCTTGACGCATAAGGTGGGCATAGACGCCACAAGGCCCCTAGATGCAGATCCTTCGTTGTTTGAGAGGGCGAGGATACCAGGTTAA
- a CDS encoding aconitase X swivel domain-containing protein, whose translation MLKALVRGKGRVSAEVVRLERPVSFLGDLDPATGVLAGVDVVGKIVALPYVKGSTVGPYVLWSAAKRGKSPLAIVAEKPDLMLVTACVLAGVPLFEGRVDAECINIDLETGEYDRCRSGGSVEVGSSHVGGVGPT comes from the coding sequence ATGCTTAAGGCCCTTGTGAGAGGAAAGGGGCGCGTGTCGGCTGAAGTCGTGAGGTTGGAGCGGCCGGTGTCGTTTCTGGGGGATCTCGACCCGGCGACTGGGGTTCTAGCCGGCGTAGACGTAGTCGGCAAAATAGTGGCGCTTCCGTACGTCAAAGGCTCAACGGTGGGTCCCTACGTGTTGTGGAGCGCCGCGAAGAGGGGGAAGTCGCCGCTTGCCATCGTGGCGGAGAAGCCGGATCTGATGTTGGTTACGGCGTGTGTTCTCGCTGGGGTGCCGTTGTTTGAGGGACGGGTCGACGCGGAATGTATTAATATCGACTTGGAGACGGGGGAGTATGACCGCTGTAGATCGGGAGGCTCTGTCGAAGTTGGCTCTTCTCATGTTGGAGGAGTTGGCCCTACGTAG
- a CDS encoding DNA topoisomerase IV subunit A produces the protein MTSRSEFLKRLENWGADLAKAILELKEPVMEIPARTLSNTIWDEKAKMLKLGPEKMHRRFLDVKESRRFMQTVLMLRLIVEAIREDVYPTIRDLYYNGKHTITFKDPLGRTHRENTWDEQAESNAVIEDIEVAANVLREEMGVSADVKGKIVGPIVVRSQGYELDASKFGETALSLPVNVDGLEIVKVEASYVLVVEKDAIFQRLVREKFWSQESAVLVTAKGMPDRATRRFIRRLNEEYKLPVYVLTDGDPYGWYIYSVYKSGSIKLSYESERLATPDAKFLGLTATDIDAYKISDNYVIAANDRDIKRAQELLRYPWFQKSEWTKEINLFLKKKKKVEIEALSTHGLKFLHDYLRDKIRGRKFID, from the coding sequence GTGACTAGCCGCTCGGAGTTTCTCAAGCGTTTGGAGAACTGGGGGGCGGATCTCGCCAAGGCGATACTGGAGTTGAAAGAGCCGGTGATGGAGATACCAGCTAGAACCCTTAGCAACACCATTTGGGACGAGAAGGCGAAGATGCTGAAGCTAGGCCCCGAGAAGATGCACAGGAGGTTCCTAGACGTGAAGGAATCGCGTAGGTTTATGCAGACCGTGTTGATGCTTAGGCTTATCGTGGAGGCGATCAGGGAGGACGTGTACCCGACGATACGTGACCTCTACTACAACGGCAAGCATACGATAACGTTTAAAGACCCTCTGGGGAGGACACACAGGGAAAACACGTGGGATGAGCAAGCCGAATCCAACGCCGTTATAGAGGACATAGAGGTGGCGGCCAATGTGCTTAGGGAGGAGATGGGCGTCTCGGCGGATGTGAAGGGGAAGATCGTGGGGCCGATCGTGGTTAGGTCGCAGGGCTACGAGCTAGACGCGAGCAAATTCGGAGAGACGGCGCTGAGCCTTCCCGTCAACGTAGATGGGCTGGAGATCGTGAAGGTGGAGGCGTCGTATGTGCTAGTCGTCGAGAAAGACGCAATATTCCAGCGTCTAGTTAGAGAGAAGTTCTGGAGCCAGGAAAGCGCCGTTTTGGTCACAGCCAAGGGCATGCCGGATAGAGCCACGAGGCGTTTCATCAGGAGACTTAACGAGGAGTACAAGTTGCCGGTCTACGTCTTGACAGACGGCGACCCCTACGGGTGGTACATCTACTCGGTGTACAAAAGCGGCTCTATAAAGCTTAGCTACGAGAGCGAGCGCCTCGCCACCCCCGACGCCAAGTTTTTGGGGCTGACAGCCACCGACATAGACGCCTACAAGATTTCGGATAACTACGTCATCGCGGCTAACGACCGCGACATAAAGAGGGCGCAGGAGTTGCTGAGGTACCCCTGGTTCCAGAAGTCCGAGTGGACGAAGGAGATAAACCTCTTCCTGAAGAAGAAGAAAAAGGTCGAGATAGAGGCCCTCTCTACCCACGGCTTGAAGTTCCTACACGACTACCTTAGAGACAAGATCAGAGGGCGGAAATTTATAGACTAA
- a CDS encoding helix-turn-helix domain-containing protein, giving the protein MERVLYGVAAGRRRDIVLLLHREGPLTLAKLRAALGISASTLLFELSALESLGVVKREDSMVYLTELGERAASIIATAEPLKTLSFLSVVGLRPLVVWLLLSPYLHIAAYTLVIGWAAALAIGAFQSPPLALLGVAYVGYNLPISIGLSKTVSLAVSLLSIAALFLATYLLSKGRLAPPKTAVGLAPIALYPSLHLTLVHLAHMWELTHLITLSQVLLFIALLFTATIYAAVYSLEVGSTYEGVLVRTLLVFFVAPALLYLAPIR; this is encoded by the coding sequence GTGGAACGCGTTCTATACGGCGTAGCCGCTGGGAGGAGACGGGACATCGTGCTTCTCCTACATAGGGAGGGGCCTTTAACTCTTGCAAAGCTACGGGCGGCGCTTGGGATTTCCGCCTCCACCCTATTGTTTGAGCTATCTGCGCTGGAGAGCTTAGGCGTGGTGAAGAGGGAGGACTCCATGGTCTATCTAACGGAACTGGGGGAGAGGGCGGCCTCGATAATTGCGACGGCGGAGCCTCTCAAGACCTTAAGCTTTCTGTCAGTCGTCGGCCTACGCCCCCTGGTGGTGTGGCTGTTGCTTTCGCCGTATCTCCACATCGCCGCATACACGCTAGTTATCGGTTGGGCCGCCGCTTTGGCAATCGGCGCATTTCAAAGCCCGCCTCTCGCGCTATTGGGCGTTGCCTACGTGGGATACAACCTCCCCATCTCCATAGGGCTCTCAAAAACGGTCTCCCTAGCCGTATCGCTCTTGTCCATAGCGGCGCTTTTTCTAGCGACTTACTTGCTCTCAAAGGGGAGGCTAGCTCCTCCTAAAACCGCTGTGGGGCTGGCGCCTATTGCACTCTATCCATCTCTCCACCTAACCCTCGTCCACCTGGCGCACATGTGGGAGCTCACCCACCTCATCACGTTGTCGCAGGTGCTTCTGTTTATAGCCCTATTGTTCACCGCCACCATATACGCAGCCGTGTATTCGCTGGAGGTCGGTAGCACCTACGAGGGGGTGCTTGTCCGCACGTTGCTCGTGTTCTTCGTAGCCCCCGCCCTCCTCTACCTCGCCCCGATACGCTGA
- a CDS encoding phosphate signaling complex PhoU family protein yields the protein MRGETRRVQLTGGATLIVSLPKEWAKRISLSPGDEVIVVTQPDDTLAIIPKKLGRRAGVIAELVINQPVEVEEVEKLFMALYIGGAETIVIKFSPSAMGLRRQIKDFIRRRVIDMEIMEEASDKLIVQSMVSATELAVVDIASKMLRLVHNMLNDLVQGLEKDDMAMLKDVIERDDEVDRLYWLMERQLKRAAMSRYIMLELKIDDPRDLVEYVIIAKSIERMGDHICRIAYVNQEEKIDVRVVAPILSKVAEFLRQAEALLGGDSTPQRIAELQREITQWGQKVRREEIPSDPATSVAKESAVRIGEYIGDIIESLGRIRLKDKAISVGEKVES from the coding sequence ATGCGAGGCGAAACCCGGCGTGTGCAACTAACCGGCGGAGCCACCCTTATCGTGAGCCTTCCGAAGGAGTGGGCGAAGCGTATATCTCTATCGCCGGGGGATGAGGTGATAGTCGTGACGCAGCCCGACGACACCCTGGCGATAATACCAAAGAAGTTGGGCCGCCGCGCCGGCGTCATAGCCGAGCTCGTGATAAACCAGCCGGTGGAGGTGGAGGAGGTCGAGAAACTGTTCATGGCTCTTTACATCGGCGGCGCTGAGACGATAGTTATTAAGTTCTCGCCATCGGCCATGGGGCTTAGGAGGCAGATAAAGGACTTCATAAGGAGAAGGGTTATAGACATGGAGATCATGGAGGAGGCCAGCGATAAGCTGATAGTCCAGTCCATGGTTTCTGCCACAGAGCTGGCGGTGGTGGACATAGCGAGTAAGATGTTGCGCCTGGTGCACAACATGTTGAACGACTTGGTGCAGGGCCTGGAAAAAGACGACATGGCTATGCTTAAAGACGTGATTGAGCGCGACGACGAGGTGGACAGGCTCTACTGGCTGATGGAGCGGCAGCTCAAGAGAGCTGCGATGTCTAGGTACATCATGCTGGAGCTCAAGATAGACGACCCCAGAGACCTCGTGGAATACGTCATAATAGCCAAGTCTATCGAGCGGATGGGGGACCACATATGTAGAATCGCGTATGTGAACCAGGAGGAGAAGATAGACGTGAGAGTGGTGGCGCCTATCTTATCCAAAGTGGCAGAGTTTTTAAGACAGGCGGAGGCGCTGTTGGGAGGCGACTCGACGCCTCAGAGGATAGCGGAACTCCAGAGAGAGATCACGCAATGGGGGCAGAAGGTGAGGCGGGAGGAGATACCGTCTGACCCCGCCACCTCTGTGGCTAAAGAAAGCGCGGTTAGAATAGGCGAGTACATAGGCGATATAATCGAGTCGCTTGGGCGCATCAGGCTAAAGGACAAGGCTATTTCGGTTGGCGAGAAGGTGGAGAGCTGA
- a CDS encoding N-glycosylase/DNA lyase gives MGEDLQLKRVVELLRALGVRGVLRLERQDPQYHAVCRVLQHNGEETAARLAMLNALVSYRLSGKGEEHWGYFGRYFSRRVYDVCAEFLRYVETSPYLRLGVEARKRRVQKACGYLPDLEDLGNVPDRLAALLGADRNQKTLVFTIKILNYVYMCSRGVDRPLPFDIPIPVDYRVAHLTWCAGLIDIPPHEAMRRYREVQEVWNTISREAGIPPLHIDTVLWLAGRAVLYGENIHNIPTEIISAFQWRQECRRLSKRRGETSEERSAS, from the coding sequence ATGGGAGAAGACTTGCAGTTAAAAAGAGTAGTTGAGCTCCTGAGAGCTCTGGGGGTCCGGGGCGTCTTGAGGCTAGAGAGGCAGGACCCCCAGTACCACGCCGTCTGTAGAGTCCTACAGCACAACGGCGAAGAAACCGCCGCGAGACTCGCCATGCTTAACGCCTTGGTGAGCTATAGGCTGTCCGGGAAGGGGGAAGAGCACTGGGGCTACTTCGGCCGATACTTCTCTAGAAGGGTTTACGACGTCTGCGCCGAGTTTCTCAGATACGTCGAGACGAGCCCCTACCTCAGACTGGGCGTAGAGGCAAGGAAGAGGCGTGTGCAGAAGGCGTGCGGCTACCTCCCCGACCTGGAGGACTTAGGCAACGTTCCTGACAGACTCGCGGCCCTGCTCGGCGCAGACCGCAACCAGAAGACGCTCGTCTTCACCATAAAGATCCTAAACTACGTCTATATGTGTAGCCGGGGAGTGGATAGGCCGCTGCCCTTCGATATACCGATACCAGTAGACTACCGGGTTGCCCACTTGACGTGGTGCGCCGGGTTGATAGACATCCCGCCCCACGAGGCCATGAGGAGATATAGGGAGGTTCAAGAGGTCTGGAACACGATTTCTAGAGAAGCTGGCATTCCTCCTCTACACATCGATACCGTCTTGTGGCTAGCCGGGCGGGCTGTCCTCTATGGGGAAAACATACACAACATCCCCACAGAGATCATCTCCGCATTCCAGTGGAGACAAGAGTGTAGACGTCTCTCAAAACGGCGCGGAGAGACTTCTGAGGAGCGAAGCGCTTCATGA
- a CDS encoding DNA primase large subunit PriL: protein MACNVSLGELACFFPFLDKSAAYLSRRGLLLDAVLADGALVEKALERLRTSLERRLPNPRQCLDAPDATAAAARLALYIAAATKNPHVLRRFADSESKNFTALLRKVPGIQDPRCKIELARDLGVNARPAGEVAAGIIMAVYNSPVAVRWTSYLRYAPQDPYWAMINRPVVRGWVIVPMEDFERLLEESYEERILQIVRENELAVGKVAMSIDLTQLEDVIKRYSQRPVLQAGQATGGADPPCMEAILAALKKGENLPHTARFAITTYLIKRGWDVEQIVELFRASPDFNEKITRYQVMHIAGQAGGRKEYAVPSCETMNSWGLCPTNLRCGVKNPLQYGRRLAVKKSS, encoded by the coding sequence GTGGCATGCAACGTTTCTCTTGGAGAACTGGCGTGCTTCTTCCCGTTTCTGGACAAATCGGCGGCGTATCTATCGAGGAGGGGCCTCCTCCTAGATGCCGTTTTAGCCGACGGAGCTCTTGTGGAGAAGGCGCTTGAGCGACTAAGGACCTCGCTGGAGCGCCGCTTGCCTAACCCACGTCAGTGTCTAGACGCTCCAGACGCAACGGCGGCCGCGGCCAGGCTCGCCTTGTATATAGCCGCCGCCACGAAAAACCCACACGTCTTGCGGAGGTTTGCAGATTCCGAGAGCAAGAACTTCACCGCGCTCCTAAGGAAGGTTCCCGGCATACAGGACCCGAGGTGTAAGATAGAGCTGGCAAGAGATCTGGGCGTAAACGCGAGGCCAGCAGGCGAGGTAGCAGCGGGCATCATCATGGCGGTGTACAACTCGCCTGTAGCGGTGAGGTGGACGTCGTATCTTAGATATGCGCCGCAAGACCCTTACTGGGCCATGATTAATAGGCCCGTCGTGAGGGGATGGGTGATCGTGCCCATGGAGGACTTCGAAAGGCTTCTCGAGGAGTCGTATGAAGAGCGTATACTTCAGATAGTTAGAGAAAACGAGCTAGCCGTCGGAAAAGTCGCCATGTCCATAGACCTAACCCAGCTAGAGGATGTAATAAAGAGGTACTCCCAACGCCCAGTGCTACAAGCGGGGCAAGCTACGGGAGGCGCCGACCCCCCCTGTATGGAGGCGATACTCGCGGCGCTCAAGAAGGGGGAGAACCTGCCACACACCGCCAGATTCGCCATCACGACCTACCTAATCAAGAGGGGATGGGACGTGGAGCAGATAGTCGAGTTGTTCCGCGCCTCACCTGACTTCAACGAGAAGATAACGAGGTACCAAGTTATGCACATAGCCGGCCAAGCAGGAGGTAGAAAGGAGTACGCCGTGCCCAGCTGCGAAACCATGAACTCGTGGGGCTTGTGCCCCACCAACCTCAGATGCGGCGTTAAAAACCCGCTTCAGTATGGGAGAAGACTTGCAGTTAAAAAGAGTAGTTGA
- a CDS encoding AAA family ATPase gives MRLSELLQRRAVDIPKLVRDRVRQLGVEEIRSRVSRVLRGLDDVVLDVLSGLMIGRPVVLVGTVGLGKTTLAETIAEILALGEPPYVTVACHSHMTAVDLTGDIDIAVVLQAGFDHPLSYIPGPLVLAHGTVLIMDELNRLNPYAQAALLQAIQEHYIYVRGYRIRADFALIGTANPSEYEGVYDLSEALADRLKFVEVKTPDVDLLKSILLWKAKEAVGDLGAEIPPKLAEILAKFAQAAEKAGYPQSVRSLSYALADATAQAWAQRRDPTLRDLKRALLANTPYGPEDKKAVVELFDRAIHGAG, from the coding sequence GTGAGGCTTTCGGAGCTTCTACAGAGGCGGGCCGTCGATATACCCAAGCTCGTCAGAGATAGAGTTAGGCAGCTGGGGGTGGAGGAGATAAGGTCCAGGGTAAGCCGCGTATTAAGGGGGCTAGACGACGTCGTGTTGGACGTGTTAAGCGGGTTGATGATAGGGAGACCCGTAGTGTTGGTGGGCACCGTAGGCCTCGGGAAGACGACGCTGGCTGAGACCATCGCCGAAATCCTCGCGCTGGGCGAACCCCCCTACGTAACCGTGGCTTGCCACTCCCACATGACGGCAGTTGACCTCACCGGCGATATAGACATAGCCGTGGTTCTACAAGCCGGCTTCGACCACCCGCTCTCCTACATACCAGGCCCCCTGGTGTTGGCGCATGGAACAGTCTTGATAATGGACGAGCTCAACCGCCTGAACCCCTACGCCCAAGCGGCACTACTGCAGGCGATACAGGAGCATTACATCTATGTAAGAGGCTACAGGATACGCGCAGACTTCGCCCTAATTGGGACGGCAAACCCAAGCGAATACGAGGGGGTGTACGATCTCTCAGAGGCGCTCGCAGATAGGCTGAAGTTCGTTGAGGTTAAGACGCCAGACGTGGATCTACTCAAGTCGATCCTCCTCTGGAAAGCAAAGGAGGCGGTAGGCGACCTCGGAGCCGAGATCCCGCCTAAGTTGGCCGAGATCCTGGCGAAGTTTGCACAAGCCGCGGAGAAAGCCGGCTATCCGCAGTCGGTGAGATCTCTCAGCTACGCCCTCGCCGACGCCACAGCGCAAGCGTGGGCTCAACGTAGAGATCCAACGCTACGGGACCTCAAGAGGGCCCTCCTAGCCAACACCCCCTACGGCCCAGAGGATAAGAAAGCCGTCGTTGAGCTGTTCGACAGAGCTATACATGGAGCTGGCTGA
- a CDS encoding aconitase X, with the protein MALEYAREAVLKIADAISEGEVVPVETAHVSGVSYITIGEHGIEFLEFLASSGAKVAVFTTSNPAAVDLGGVLEVDEKTLEGQRRIYKALLTMGVSTISSCTPYEFIMTRPRTFHAWAESNAITYINTFRDAWSDKNPGPLALLGAIAGYVPKTPLYTIEGRRPTAHVKIEVGPLDSLEAGVVGALIGERLGSGVPYLSGAVFRDEESRREFAAALSTYSSMVFAVVEGTTPHWREYLHMGDFRDRITISREDVAKYLGDVETPDAVYIGCPFADPDTVLWVLGEVKKRGPAKRPIYVSTSPHVYRQLGKLVEAASRLNVVIFAGTCLVVSPFTKRFKSIATDSLKAAFYIPRLHGVRVTPCRRERCIELAYA; encoded by the coding sequence GTGGCGTTGGAGTACGCCAGAGAGGCGGTTTTAAAGATCGCAGATGCCATCTCCGAGGGGGAGGTCGTTCCCGTGGAGACGGCTCACGTGTCGGGGGTTTCCTACATAACCATAGGGGAACACGGAATCGAGTTCCTGGAGTTCTTAGCATCGTCGGGGGCTAAGGTGGCCGTTTTCACAACCTCGAACCCAGCCGCCGTGGACCTAGGCGGCGTGTTGGAGGTAGATGAGAAGACTCTGGAGGGGCAGAGGCGGATATACAAAGCGCTACTGACGATGGGTGTGTCCACCATATCGTCGTGTACCCCCTACGAATTTATCATGACTAGGCCGCGGACCTTCCACGCATGGGCTGAGTCAAACGCCATCACCTACATAAACACCTTCAGAGATGCGTGGTCAGATAAGAACCCTGGCCCCCTCGCTTTGTTGGGCGCGATTGCGGGTTACGTGCCTAAGACCCCCCTTTATACCATCGAGGGGAGGCGCCCAACGGCGCATGTTAAAATCGAGGTGGGCCCCTTGGATTCGTTGGAGGCGGGCGTCGTGGGAGCTCTAATAGGAGAACGCCTAGGCTCTGGGGTGCCCTACCTCAGCGGGGCTGTTTTCCGAGACGAGGAAAGCCGGAGGGAGTTCGCCGCTGCGTTATCCACCTACTCCTCCATGGTCTTCGCGGTGGTCGAGGGGACGACGCCTCATTGGCGGGAGTATCTACATATGGGGGACTTCCGCGACAGGATCACGATTTCGAGAGAAGACGTGGCGAAATACCTAGGCGACGTGGAGACGCCGGACGCGGTGTATATAGGCTGTCCCTTCGCCGATCCAGATACAGTGCTGTGGGTGTTGGGGGAGGTTAAGAAGAGGGGGCCCGCCAAGAGGCCGATATACGTTTCGACGTCGCCACACGTCTATCGACAGCTCGGTAAACTGGTTGAGGCGGCTTCGCGCCTCAACGTGGTAATCTTCGCAGGCACGTGTCTAGTGGTATCGCCGTTTACCAAGAGGTTCAAGTCCATCGCCACGGATTCGCTAAAGGCGGCGTTCTATATACCGAGGCTCCACGGGGTGAGGGTAACTCCCTGCAGAAGAGAGAGGTGTATAGAGCTTGCCTATGCTTAA
- a CDS encoding methyltransferase domain-containing protein: MPYQPAEDSYLTLEALEDVEGGDVCIDVGTGTCILAKSLAGRCRHVVAVDLDPEACKTCKGVDVVCGDAASALRAGDVVVSNLPYLPPEEPVDPAIHDTGVVPKLLRWISYARPHKVVLTFSSLGRADLVMEALRPMCTVVRLARLHLFFESIYTVVAVCNS, from the coding sequence ATGCCGTATCAGCCGGCTGAGGATAGCTATCTAACCCTCGAAGCGCTTGAGGACGTCGAGGGCGGAGACGTATGTATAGACGTGGGCACGGGCACTTGCATCTTGGCCAAGTCGCTGGCGGGCAGATGTCGGCATGTCGTCGCAGTTGATCTAGATCCAGAGGCGTGTAAGACGTGTAAAGGAGTAGACGTCGTCTGCGGCGACGCCGCCAGCGCGCTGAGGGCTGGAGATGTGGTGGTGTCCAACCTGCCGTATCTACCTCCCGAGGAGCCCGTGGACCCGGCGATACACGACACCGGCGTTGTGCCCAAACTGCTGAGGTGGATCTCGTACGCTAGGCCTCACAAGGTTGTTCTCACCTTTAGCTCGCTTGGAAGGGCAGATCTAGTGATGGAGGCTCTACGGCCCATGTGTACAGTGGTACGGCTCGCCCGGCTACACCTATTCTTCGAGAGCATATACACAGTCGTGGCCGTGTGCAACAGCTAG
- the albA gene encoding DNA-binding protein Alba: protein MATEQTILVGKKPATNYVIATVMAFNAGVKRVVLKARGAAISKAVSTAVMVRDRFLPGKVQIKDIKVLSDKVQGQGGRERTVAAVEIVLEMA, encoded by the coding sequence ATGGCAACCGAACAAACGATATTGGTGGGCAAGAAACCCGCGACAAACTACGTAATTGCGACAGTAATGGCGTTCAACGCCGGCGTCAAAAGAGTGGTGCTTAAGGCAAGAGGCGCGGCTATTTCGAAGGCGGTTTCTACCGCCGTGATGGTGAGAGACAGGTTCCTGCCTGGCAAGGTGCAGATAAAGGACATTAAGGTGCTCAGCGACAAGGTCCAGGGCCAGGGCGGTAGGGAGAGGACAGTTGCTGCCGTCGAGATAGTACTCGAAATGGCGTAG